From Thermococcus sp., a single genomic window includes:
- a CDS encoding ECF transporter S component — MVDLTEILKPYGWWVLGGVTVLYIAYVYANRKKFRSASTLALSGILAALVTVATTIIRVPTPTTGGYLNFGDTMVMFSAMVFGPVIGVFAGGVGSALGDITGGYPGWAPITLVVKGLEGLLVGYIAMRGDSTGNLVVAGVVGGTIMVLGYLSFEAYMFGIPVALTEVPGNTLQAVTGILVGTALAKVIKKRYPEVLDLI; from the coding sequence ATGGTTGATCTCACAGAGATACTCAAGCCCTATGGATGGTGGGTGCTGGGCGGCGTTACGGTGCTCTACATAGCCTACGTCTACGCCAACAGGAAGAAGTTCAGGAGCGCAAGCACGCTAGCCCTGTCAGGCATATTAGCTGCCCTCGTAACGGTGGCGACGACGATAATCCGTGTCCCCACCCCCACAACGGGCGGCTACCTCAACTTCGGTGACACGATGGTCATGTTCTCAGCGATGGTCTTCGGTCCGGTTATCGGTGTGTTTGCAGGGGGCGTCGGTTCTGCCCTGGGTGATATAACCGGCGGCTACCCTGGATGGGCACCAATAACACTCGTCGTTAAGGGCTTGGAGGGCCTTCTCGTTGGTTACATAGCGATGAGGGGTGACAGCACTGGAAACCTCGTCGTTGCCGGCGTGGTGGGAGGAACGATCATGGTTCTCGGCTACCTCTCCTTCGAGGCCTATATGTTCGGTATCCCAGTGGCCCTCACAGAGGTGCCCGGCAACACGCTCCAGGCGGTGACCGGAATACTCGTTGGGACCGCCCTGGCAAAAGTGATAAAGAAGAGGTACCCTGAGGTTCTCGACCTTATCTGA
- a CDS encoding family 4B encapsulin nanocompartment shell protein, whose protein sequence is MAGEDLKSLIDRIIDELVAEGFEPNVMLAGPSFIEHTAGLLRGYGLKVYKIEELGYDAIITDSKYLGQIKKASKRISIEPLLVEGHMWEELKNLEA, encoded by the coding sequence ATGGCGGGAGAGGATTTGAAAAGCCTCATTGACAGAATCATAGACGAGCTCGTGGCGGAGGGATTCGAGCCGAACGTGATGCTAGCGGGCCCTAGCTTCATTGAGCATACCGCGGGGTTGCTCCGAGGATACGGGCTGAAGGTTTACAAGATAGAGGAGCTTGGCTATGATGCGATTATAACGGACTCGAAGTACCTGGGCCAGATAAAAAAGGCCTCGAAGAGGATATCCATCGAACCCCTGCTCGTTGAGGGCCACATGTGGGAGGAGCTGAAGAATTTAGAGGCCTGA
- the deoC gene encoding deoxyribose-phosphate aldolase, with translation MVVDAHIDVAGYIDHTNLKPQATRDDIIKLCDEAVEYGFYAVCVNPYRVKLARDYLRGRKADVKVASVIGFPLGATPTEVKVFEARKALEDGADEIDMVINIGALKDGEHDYVRNDIAEVAEVAHEKGAKVKVIIETCYLTDEEKIKACELAKEAGADFVKTSTGFGTGGATIEDVRLMRKVVGPDMGVKAAGGIRTYEQALAMIEGGANRIGASSGVKIVEGARKWRERI, from the coding sequence ATGGTGGTGGATGCTCATATCGATGTAGCTGGGTATATAGACCATACTAACCTAAAGCCCCAAGCCACTAGGGATGACATAATCAAACTCTGTGATGAGGCTGTAGAGTATGGCTTTTACGCTGTCTGTGTCAATCCTTACCGTGTTAAGCTTGCCAGGGACTACCTCCGTGGGAGGAAAGCGGACGTCAAAGTAGCAAGCGTTATAGGCTTCCCGCTCGGGGCCACTCCGACGGAAGTCAAGGTCTTCGAAGCGAGGAAAGCTTTGGAGGACGGTGCGGATGAGATTGATATGGTCATCAACATCGGTGCGCTGAAGGATGGGGAGCATGACTACGTCAGGAACGACATAGCAGAGGTCGCCGAGGTAGCGCACGAGAAGGGTGCCAAGGTAAAAGTCATCATCGAGACCTGCTATCTAACCGATGAGGAGAAGATAAAGGCCTGCGAGCTGGCGAAGGAAGCTGGAGCCGACTTTGTGAAGACTTCCACCGGTTTCGGTACTGGTGGAGCGACGATTGAGGACGTCAGGCTCATGAGGAAGGTCGTCGGCCCGGATATGGGTGTCAAGGCCGCCGGCGGAATAAGGACGTACGAGCAGGCTCTGGCGATGATAGAGGGAGGGGCTAACAGGATAGGGGCGTCGAGCGGGGTAAAGATAGTGGAGGGTGCCCGGAAATGGCGGGAGAGGATTTGA
- the eno gene encoding phosphopyruvate hydratase codes for MENPFEINGVVAREILDSRGNPTIEVEVYTPVSMGRAAVPSGASTGTHEALELRDGGKRYLGKGVRRAVENVNKIIAPEITGMDVTWQRDIDTLMLELDGAENKSNLGANAMLGVSLAVARAAANALGLPLYQYIGGTNTYVMPVPMSNVINGGVHAGNELDFQEFLVMPVGADSFREGIRWVSETYHILKGVIAEKYGKDAVNVGDEGGFAPPLKEPHEPFELLIEAIEEAGYKPGDEIAFAMDPAPNEFFHPDIGKYVVNGKEYDGGELLELYKDLISKYPIVSLEDPFHEEDWENFALITKELGDKIQIVGDDIFVTNPKRIRKGINMRAANALLLKVNQIGTLSEAIDAAYTAYRAGWGIVVSHRSGETDDPFIADLAVALNTGQIKTGAPARMDRNSKYNQLIRIEEELEGIAVYPGRKFHNPFL; via the coding sequence ATGGAGAACCCCTTTGAGATTAACGGAGTCGTTGCGAGGGAAATACTCGACAGCAGGGGCAACCCGACGATTGAGGTCGAGGTCTACACCCCTGTCAGCATGGGGCGTGCCGCCGTTCCTAGCGGAGCGAGTACCGGCACCCACGAGGCCCTTGAGCTTCGTGACGGTGGGAAGCGCTACCTCGGGAAGGGCGTTAGGAGGGCAGTTGAGAACGTCAACAAGATAATTGCGCCTGAGATTACAGGAATGGACGTTACATGGCAGAGGGACATAGACACGCTCATGCTCGAACTTGACGGAGCCGAGAACAAGAGCAACCTCGGAGCAAACGCAATGCTCGGCGTTTCCCTGGCCGTTGCAAGGGCCGCAGCAAACGCGCTCGGTTTGCCGCTCTATCAGTACATAGGAGGAACCAACACCTACGTCATGCCAGTTCCAATGAGCAACGTCATCAACGGAGGAGTGCATGCTGGCAACGAGCTCGACTTCCAGGAGTTCCTGGTAATGCCCGTTGGAGCCGACTCCTTCAGGGAAGGCATCCGCTGGGTGAGCGAGACCTACCACATCCTCAAGGGGGTTATAGCCGAGAAGTACGGAAAGGACGCCGTCAACGTCGGCGACGAGGGAGGCTTTGCCCCACCACTGAAAGAGCCGCACGAGCCGTTCGAACTCCTCATCGAGGCCATTGAAGAGGCCGGATACAAGCCGGGCGATGAGATAGCCTTCGCCATGGACCCGGCCCCAAACGAGTTCTTCCACCCCGACATCGGGAAATACGTCGTCAACGGCAAAGAATACGATGGGGGAGAGCTTCTTGAGCTTTATAAGGATCTCATCAGCAAGTACCCAATAGTCTCACTCGAGGACCCGTTCCACGAGGAGGACTGGGAGAACTTCGCCCTCATAACGAAGGAACTCGGGGACAAGATACAGATCGTCGGCGATGACATCTTCGTCACCAACCCGAAGAGGATAAGGAAGGGTATCAACATGAGGGCTGCGAACGCGCTCCTCCTCAAGGTCAACCAGATCGGAACGCTCAGTGAGGCCATAGATGCTGCTTACACCGCTTACAGGGCTGGCTGGGGGATAGTTGTATCACACCGCTCCGGAGAGACCGACGATCCGTTCATAGCCGATTTGGCCGTTGCCCTCAACACGGGCCAGATAAAGACCGGTGCCCCTGCGAGAATGGACAGGAACTCCAAGTACAACCAGCTGATAAGGATAGAGGAGGAACTTGAAGGGATAGCGGTCTATCCCGGAAGGAAGTTCCACAACCCCTTCCTCTGA
- a CDS encoding ornithine aminotransferase, whose protein sequence is MEVRPNVKELPGPKAKEVMERNFKYLATTTQDPEDLPIVIDHGEGIRVYDVDGNVFYDFASGVGVLNVGHAHPRVVEAIKRQAEKFTHYSLTDFFYENAVVLAEKLIELAPGDFEKKVVYGNSGAEANEAAMKLVKYGTGRKQFLAFYHAFHGRTQAVLSLTASKWVQQDSFFPTMPGVTHVPYPNPYRNLWGIDGYEEPDELINRVLNFIEDYVFKHIPPHEVGAIFLEPIQGEGGYVVPPKNFFKELKKFADEYGILLADDEVQMGIGRTGRFWAIENFDVAPDLIQFGKAIGGGIPLAGVIHRAEISFDKPGRHATTFGGNPVAIAAGIEVVGIVKELLPHVREVGDYLHKYLEDFRERYEVIGDARGIGLAQAVEVVKSKEGKEKNPELRNRIVKEAAKRGLVLLGCGDNSIRFIPPLIVTKEEVDVAMEIFEEALKASLD, encoded by the coding sequence ATGGAGGTTAGACCGAACGTTAAGGAACTCCCGGGACCGAAGGCCAAGGAGGTAATGGAGAGGAACTTTAAGTACCTCGCGACCACGACCCAGGACCCCGAGGACCTACCAATCGTCATAGACCACGGTGAGGGTATCAGGGTCTACGATGTGGATGGAAACGTCTTCTACGACTTCGCGAGCGGCGTTGGTGTTCTCAACGTTGGCCACGCCCACCCGCGCGTGGTGGAAGCGATAAAGAGGCAGGCAGAGAAGTTCACCCACTACTCGCTGACCGACTTCTTTTACGAGAATGCCGTCGTTCTTGCCGAGAAACTCATCGAGCTTGCACCGGGTGACTTTGAGAAGAAGGTCGTTTACGGCAACAGCGGCGCTGAGGCAAACGAGGCCGCGATGAAGCTCGTCAAGTACGGAACCGGAAGAAAGCAGTTTTTGGCATTCTACCACGCATTCCATGGAAGAACTCAGGCCGTTCTCAGCTTGACCGCAAGCAAGTGGGTCCAGCAGGACAGCTTCTTCCCAACGATGCCTGGTGTTACCCACGTCCCCTACCCGAACCCCTACAGGAACCTCTGGGGCATAGACGGCTACGAGGAGCCCGATGAACTCATCAACCGCGTTTTGAACTTCATAGAGGATTACGTCTTCAAGCACATCCCGCCGCACGAGGTCGGGGCGATATTCCTCGAGCCCATACAAGGTGAAGGTGGCTACGTCGTTCCGCCAAAGAACTTCTTCAAGGAGCTCAAGAAGTTCGCCGACGAGTACGGGATACTCCTAGCGGACGACGAGGTTCAGATGGGCATTGGAAGGACAGGAAGGTTCTGGGCCATCGAGAACTTCGACGTTGCTCCCGACCTCATCCAGTTCGGAAAGGCAATCGGTGGGGGAATTCCGCTTGCAGGTGTTATCCACAGGGCAGAGATAAGCTTCGACAAGCCCGGAAGGCACGCGACCACCTTCGGTGGAAACCCCGTGGCAATAGCCGCAGGAATAGAGGTCGTCGGGATAGTCAAGGAGCTCCTTCCGCACGTCCGGGAGGTTGGAGACTACCTCCACAAGTACCTCGAGGACTTCAGAGAGCGCTACGAAGTTATCGGCGACGCAAGGGGCATTGGACTCGCCCAAGCGGTTGAGGTAGTCAAGAGCAAGGAAGGAAAGGAGAAGAACCCGGAGCTGAGGAACAGAATCGTCAAGGAGGCTGCGAAGCGCGGTCTCGTGCTTCTCGGTTGCGGTGACAACAGCATCCGCTTCATCCCGCCGCTCATTGTCACCAAGGAAGAGGTAGACGTGGCGATGGAGATTTTCGAGGAGGCCCTCAAGGCTTCCCTCGACTGA
- the trxB gene encoding thioredoxin-disulfide reductase — MFSLGGFSRGGEYKNKTWDVLIIGAGPAGFTAAIYMARYGLETLIISKDLGGNVALTDLIENYPGFPGGISGSELTSRMHEHVKKLGVDVVFDEVERIDPAECAYYEGPCKFAVKTKNGKEYKGRTIIIAVGAAPRKLKVPGEEELTGKGVSYCATCDGPLFKGRKVIVIGGGNTALQEALYLKSIGVNVTLVHRRDKFRADKILQDRFAESGIPTILNTVVTEIKGEGKVEGVKLKNRVTGEESEMAVDGVFIFIGYEPKTDFVKHLGITNEYGYIPVDMHMRTKIPGIFAAGDITNVFKQIAVAVGQGAIAANSAKELLDEWKEKNGE, encoded by the coding sequence ATGTTCAGCCTCGGTGGCTTTTCACGTGGAGGAGAGTACAAGAACAAGACCTGGGATGTTCTCATCATCGGAGCCGGGCCGGCCGGATTCACCGCTGCCATATACATGGCTCGCTACGGCTTGGAGACCCTAATCATCAGCAAAGACCTAGGGGGGAACGTGGCACTGACGGACCTCATAGAGAACTACCCCGGCTTTCCGGGAGGGATCAGCGGTTCGGAGCTTACCAGCAGGATGCACGAGCATGTCAAGAAGCTCGGCGTCGATGTAGTCTTCGACGAGGTCGAGAGGATTGATCCGGCAGAGTGTGCCTACTACGAGGGGCCGTGCAAGTTCGCCGTGAAGACCAAGAACGGGAAGGAGTACAAGGGCAGAACGATAATCATAGCCGTTGGGGCCGCTCCAAGGAAGCTCAAGGTTCCAGGAGAGGAAGAACTCACGGGAAAGGGCGTCTCCTACTGCGCCACCTGCGACGGCCCGCTCTTCAAGGGCAGGAAGGTCATAGTCATCGGCGGGGGAAATACCGCCTTACAGGAAGCCCTCTACCTCAAGAGCATAGGCGTTAACGTAACGCTCGTCCACAGGAGGGACAAATTCAGGGCAGACAAGATACTACAGGACCGCTTTGCCGAGAGTGGCATTCCGACGATACTCAACACCGTCGTGACCGAGATCAAGGGAGAGGGCAAGGTCGAGGGCGTTAAGCTCAAGAACCGTGTAACCGGCGAGGAGAGTGAGATGGCCGTTGACGGCGTCTTCATCTTCATAGGCTACGAGCCGAAGACCGACTTCGTCAAGCACCTGGGCATAACCAACGAGTACGGCTACATACCGGTGGACATGCACATGCGCACCAAGATTCCGGGGATCTTCGCGGCAGGGGACATAACCAACGTCTTCAAGCAGATAGCAGTCGCAGTCGGCCAGGGCGCGATAGCGGCCAACTCAGCCAAGGAGCTCTTAGACGAGTGGAAGGAGAAGAACGGGGAGTAA
- a CDS encoding metal-dependent hydrolase gives MPNYDVHMLSGIVSYPIAVAIAGYLSTVGVPFKLTTMALLIGYALYVLGADLPDIDHPNALIHRGTKPIVSVLAGGATYINIIGRMNVGTEWLNITTAWGISVVVAVIAWYSFTWMMPRHRGIVHSLLFALIYGALSYLLVEYGLGMNTAEGLFVGFAAFSGYMLHLLLDRSLKLI, from the coding sequence ATGCCAAACTACGATGTCCACATGCTCAGCGGGATAGTCAGCTATCCGATAGCGGTTGCAATAGCGGGCTACCTGTCAACGGTGGGCGTTCCCTTCAAACTGACAACGATGGCCCTGCTCATAGGCTACGCTCTCTACGTGCTCGGGGCTGACCTGCCAGACATAGACCACCCCAACGCACTCATCCACCGCGGCACGAAGCCGATAGTGAGTGTTTTAGCTGGGGGAGCGACCTATATCAACATCATAGGAAGGATGAACGTCGGTACCGAGTGGCTCAACATCACAACAGCATGGGGAATATCAGTGGTGGTGGCGGTGATAGCATGGTACTCCTTCACATGGATGATGCCGAGACATAGAGGCATAGTTCACTCACTTCTCTTTGCGCTTATCTACGGCGCCCTTTCGTACCTCCTCGTTGAGTATGGCCTTGGAATGAACACGGCAGAGGGGCTTTTTGTAGGCTTCGCGGCCTTTAGCGGCTACATGCTCCACCTGCTCCTCGATCGCTCCCTCAAGCTCATCTGA
- a CDS encoding ATPase yields the protein MENGGLKLYPYQSYEVYGLSRNPFEQLASEGIADVESIHVYQEVDMRLQMIASEVIGNKSSIAMSIVGPLGMGKTQRLKSLAKVVEGNGGKAVYVKVDTNDILKLTRDIFYALKPPKSRTNIFLENLSRKLGFIDRLEKMLSSTGEYKSRDIAELLTEQMGKFPYCALLLDELENMQSAKEHEKIQFFEMLRHFISNMPKGCVVAFACVPEAYEEYSRIFPAFFMRLHYEFKLRPMSLDEAYELVKKRLNRVRVKDTDDPLYPFTEEAIKLIHQLGNGNPRQILRLLHYVLSEAAKHKFDPIDDYVVTTILEEPKSLEEYLTRIPKEYKDLVEAVVFEFDGGPVSYIQVAKAVKKPGMQVYENLNELIRLGFLVGDPKGNYKVPDYVRKFLEASQAEREEE from the coding sequence ATGGAAAACGGAGGCCTTAAACTTTACCCGTACCAGTCATACGAGGTTTACGGTCTTTCTCGGAACCCCTTTGAACAGCTCGCAAGCGAGGGAATAGCCGACGTGGAGAGCATACACGTCTACCAAGAGGTTGACATGCGCCTCCAGATGATAGCGTCTGAAGTCATAGGAAACAAAAGCTCCATAGCGATGAGCATCGTCGGGCCGCTCGGAATGGGGAAGACCCAAAGGCTCAAGAGCCTCGCGAAAGTTGTAGAGGGCAACGGCGGGAAAGCGGTATACGTTAAGGTAGACACCAACGACATCCTCAAGCTCACCAGGGACATCTTCTACGCCCTCAAGCCACCAAAGAGCAGGACGAACATCTTCCTAGAAAACCTCTCACGGAAGCTCGGCTTCATCGACAGACTCGAGAAGATGCTCAGCTCAACCGGCGAGTACAAGAGCAGGGACATAGCCGAACTCCTGACCGAGCAGATGGGAAAGTTCCCCTACTGCGCCCTCCTCCTCGACGAGCTTGAGAACATGCAGTCAGCTAAAGAACATGAGAAGATTCAGTTCTTTGAAATGCTGAGGCACTTCATAAGCAACATGCCAAAGGGCTGCGTCGTCGCCTTCGCCTGCGTTCCTGAGGCATATGAGGAGTATTCAAGGATTTTCCCAGCCTTCTTCATGCGCCTCCACTACGAGTTTAAGCTCCGCCCAATGAGTCTGGATGAAGCCTACGAGCTTGTTAAGAAGAGGCTCAACCGAGTCCGCGTGAAAGACACTGACGATCCGCTGTATCCCTTCACGGAGGAGGCGATAAAGCTCATCCATCAGCTCGGGAATGGCAACCCCAGGCAGATTCTAAGGCTGCTCCACTATGTCCTGAGCGAAGCTGCGAAGCACAAGTTCGACCCGATTGACGACTACGTCGTAACGACCATCCTCGAGGAACCCAAGAGCCTCGAGGAGTACCTCACCAGAATTCCAAAGGAGTACAAGGACCTTGTAGAGGCGGTAGTCTTCGAGTTCGATGGAGGACCCGTCAGCTACATACAGGTGGCAAAGGCAGTTAAGAAGCCGGGAATGCAGGTTTATGAGAACCTCAACGAGCTGATAAGGCTCGGCTTCCTCGTTGGCGACCCGAAGGGCAACTACAAGGTTCCAGACTACGTGAGAAAGTTCTTGGAGGCGAGTCAGGCCGAGAGGGAAGAGGAGTGA
- a CDS encoding THUMP domain-containing protein, protein MTVLLVTSPQGREGDVILELEWALEKVKVKGTDWKGVLLAETSLPKEGALKRLKKFETQAIQRVVPLDEFVPARWEEIEAAVLRLAKGIDGTFAVRARVRGNKTLKERELEVKLGSLIVESYDLEVNLSDPDYTVVVEVLGKRAGVGLVGRDESLRFEVKD, encoded by the coding sequence ATGACGGTTTTGCTCGTTACATCACCTCAGGGTCGAGAGGGGGATGTGATACTCGAACTTGAGTGGGCACTGGAGAAGGTTAAAGTCAAGGGGACTGACTGGAAGGGTGTTCTCCTCGCTGAGACCTCTCTTCCGAAGGAGGGGGCACTCAAAAGGCTCAAAAAATTCGAGACCCAAGCGATACAGCGGGTCGTTCCTCTCGATGAGTTCGTTCCAGCGAGATGGGAGGAGATAGAAGCGGCAGTTCTGAGGCTGGCCAAGGGAATTGACGGAACTTTCGCCGTCCGTGCCAGGGTCAGGGGCAACAAGACTTTGAAGGAGAGGGAGCTTGAGGTTAAACTCGGTTCTCTCATCGTGGAGAGTTATGACCTTGAGGTCAACCTCTCGGACCCGGACTACACGGTGGTGGTTGAAGTTCTCGGGAAGAGGGCTGGAGTTGGACTCGTGGGGAGGGATGAGTCCCTGCGCTTCGAGGTGAAGGACTAA
- a CDS encoding ferritin family protein produces the protein MIDVEEVISRLSKFSYEEVLAYWVKSEGEEAQFYRELAERAKNLCLPESLVGTFGKLSEDSKRHAEELTRIFKETYSREPKSEVPPLEVMPVLDRFERADQVKEVLEAAMESELIAMNAYRTLTEKVDDPKLRELYLKLAEVERTHYEALRNEYEKLGD, from the coding sequence ATGATTGACGTTGAGGAAGTTATAAGTCGACTCTCAAAGTTCAGTTACGAAGAGGTCTTAGCATACTGGGTGAAGAGCGAAGGAGAGGAGGCTCAATTTTACAGGGAGCTGGCAGAGCGCGCCAAAAACCTCTGCCTTCCGGAGAGCCTTGTTGGAACCTTTGGAAAGCTTTCAGAGGACTCCAAGAGGCACGCGGAGGAACTCACGAGAATATTCAAGGAGACCTACTCGCGGGAGCCCAAGAGCGAGGTTCCGCCGCTTGAGGTCATGCCGGTTCTTGATAGGTTTGAGAGGGCGGATCAAGTTAAGGAGGTTCTTGAAGCCGCTATGGAGAGTGAGCTCATAGCGATGAACGCTTACAGAACCCTGACAGAGAAAGTTGACGACCCAAAGCTCCGGGAGCTTTACCTCAAGCTTGCTGAGGTTGAGAGGACCCACTACGAGGCCCTCAGGAATGAGTACGAGAAGCTGGGTGATTGA
- a CDS encoding ferritin family protein, which translates to MAVEILKEIRKLNERELLSYWIKGEYEEAETYWKLAERAKELSLPNNVVETFKRLGDESKGHGDELLEIYREKYGGKLVDVDIPNVEALNVLGKFWKVEDLKDVLEIAMESEKLAETIYRKLASETGNPKLKEAYLRLADIENGHYNSLKAIYEWRKEKGLL; encoded by the coding sequence ATGGCCGTGGAAATTTTGAAAGAGATACGGAAGCTGAACGAGCGCGAACTTCTCAGCTACTGGATTAAGGGTGAATACGAGGAGGCCGAAACCTACTGGAAGCTGGCCGAACGCGCGAAAGAGCTCAGCCTCCCGAATAACGTCGTGGAGACGTTCAAAAGGCTCGGCGACGAGTCAAAGGGGCACGGGGATGAGCTTCTGGAAATCTACAGGGAAAAGTATGGAGGGAAGCTGGTTGATGTTGACATACCGAACGTGGAAGCCCTGAACGTCCTTGGCAAGTTCTGGAAGGTTGAGGACCTTAAAGACGTGCTCGAAATAGCCATGGAGAGCGAAAAGCTGGCGGAGACCATCTACAGAAAACTCGCCAGTGAAACGGGGAATCCAAAGCTTAAGGAGGCCTACCTCCGCCTGGCGGACATAGAGAATGGACACTACAACTCCCTTAAGGCTATTTACGAATGGAGAAAGGAGAAGGGGCTACTCTGA
- a CDS encoding 4Fe-4S binding protein, protein MRAPILVPTVLRNLIKKPATNLFPETEPIPIPEDFRGVVAYNVDKCVGCRMCVNVCPAGVFVYLSDIKKVALWTARCVYCGQCVDVCPTGALQLSRDFLLANYDNRDGRFVPLKREKVEELRKKAEEAKKAEKIKKKDSE, encoded by the coding sequence GTGAGGGCTCCAATACTGGTCCCAACGGTGCTCAGAAACCTTATAAAAAAGCCAGCAACCAACCTCTTCCCCGAGACCGAGCCGATTCCAATTCCCGAGGACTTCAGGGGGGTGGTAGCCTACAACGTGGACAAGTGCGTTGGGTGCAGGATGTGCGTCAATGTCTGTCCCGCTGGAGTGTTTGTCTACTTGTCGGATATCAAAAAAGTGGCATTATGGACGGCCCGCTGCGTCTACTGTGGCCAGTGCGTTGATGTCTGCCCGACCGGAGCGCTCCAGCTCAGCAGGGACTTCCTACTGGCGAACTACGACAACAGGGATGGGCGCTTCGTTCCCCTAAAGAGGGAGAAGGTCGAGGAGCTGAGGAAGAAAGCAGAAGAAGCGAAGAAGGCAGAGAAGATCAAGAAAAAGGACTCAGAGTAG
- a CDS encoding respiratory chain complex I subunit 1 family protein translates to MNVMSNIIYPITGLIGLYVFVSFASLLWEGIDRKLVARMQRRVGPPLVQPLYDFLKLMSKETIIPNTANYMFKVAPILALATAIALLAYTPMGFIPVLASKGDIIVFIYLLALISFFKIVGAISSGNPYAKIGAAREATVMVSREPAMMLAIFTIMWRLGKLGVLKPFSMGVFYVHNIWEIGTPMSFVGAIILLYVFCVWLASEIEVGFFNIPDAEEEIAEGPLVEYSGRYLALLKLMKALKAYIATSLVVAIFFPWGIASYLNLTGISADLVNLLFHTLKVFALLFVVESVFRAVTGRLKITQAVDFLWKNVFLASLVGSLLIAMEVIM, encoded by the coding sequence ATGAACGTAATGAGTAACATCATTTACCCGATTACCGGTCTTATAGGTCTGTACGTCTTCGTCTCATTCGCATCTTTGCTCTGGGAAGGGATAGACAGGAAATTGGTCGCGAGAATGCAGAGGCGCGTTGGGCCACCACTGGTACAGCCCCTCTATGACTTCCTCAAGCTCATGAGCAAGGAGACAATAATTCCGAACACGGCCAACTACATGTTCAAAGTTGCTCCGATTCTGGCACTGGCAACGGCAATAGCGCTCTTGGCTTACACGCCGATGGGCTTCATCCCAGTGCTTGCTTCCAAGGGTGACATTATAGTCTTCATATATCTCCTGGCATTGATAAGCTTCTTCAAGATAGTCGGTGCCATAAGCTCCGGCAATCCATACGCAAAGATAGGTGCCGCTAGGGAAGCGACGGTAATGGTGTCGAGGGAACCTGCCATGATGCTGGCAATCTTCACCATAATGTGGCGCCTCGGGAAGCTCGGCGTTCTAAAGCCCTTCAGCATGGGGGTCTTCTACGTCCACAACATCTGGGAGATAGGGACTCCGATGAGCTTCGTTGGGGCGATTATTTTGCTCTACGTCTTCTGCGTCTGGCTGGCGAGCGAGATTGAGGTGGGGTTCTTCAACATACCGGATGCGGAGGAGGAGATAGCGGAAGGTCCCCTCGTGGAGTACAGCGGTAGGTATTTAGCTTTGCTCAAGTTGATGAAGGCCCTCAAGGCTTACATAGCGACATCGCTCGTCGTGGCGATATTCTTCCCGTGGGGGATAGCCAGTTACTTAAACCTCACCGGCATTTCAGCGGACCTCGTCAACCTGCTCTTCCACACGCTGAAGGTATTTGCCCTACTCTTCGTCGTCGAGAGCGTCTTTAGAGCAGTAACGGGAAGGCTGAAGATAACGCAGGCGGTTGACTTCCTCTGGAAGAACGTCTTCTTAGCTTCACTCGTCGGCTCGCTCCTCATAGCGATGGAGGTGATAATGTGA